ATAAAAAATATGATTAAAGACCAGTTGTTTAACCACATCGTCTTCCTCAACATTATCATCGACTAATTCAGCGACTTGTTCAATTAACCGCTTAATCAGCACTTTCACCAGGTCTGCCTTGACGGGAAAATAGTAGTTAATCAAGCTCTTCGGCTTCCCGGTTTTTTCGGAGATTAATAAAAACTTAGTCTCTTTGTAACCCTTTTCATAAAATAACTCTTCGCAGCCCTGGATAATAATATCCCGGGTAGTCATGCCCGTATTCCCAGATTCCATTTTCCCTCCCTATAAGTAATTCCTTAAATCATTGTACTTTCTCATTTACCCTAACAATGTTATGCTTATCTAATTATTATAATATTTTTGTGTTTTACTTGTCAATGCAATTTTAGTAAATTCTCCAAAAAACTACAAAAAGAAGTTTAAACTTCTTTTTGCAGTAAATCCCTGACTACCTGACCGGCAATCATCAACCCAGCCACAGATGGTACAAAAGCAATACTACCAGGCGGCGTTTCTCTGATAACCGGCTCTTCAGTGGAAAATAAAACTTTTAATGATTTTATCTCTCTTTGTCTTAATTCTCTGCGCATAACTTTGGCCAGGGGGCATACTGAAGTCTTATACAGGTCCACAATCTCAAACCTGGAAGGGTCCAATTTATTTCCGGTTCCCATACATGAAATAATGGGAACCTCAGCTTTTTTCGCCTCTACAATCAGACTTATTTTGGCAGAAACCATATCGATGGCATCTACGACATAATCATAGCCCGAAAGATCAAATAGATGTACACATTCTTCAGTATAACATCGATGTACAGGATTAATAACAGCCGCCGGATTTATGGATAAAAGTCTTTTTGCCATTACTTCGACTTTTACCTGTCCAATGGTATCCTGTGTTGCCATAATCTGCCGATTCAGGTTGGAAGGATCAACCACGTCCTTATCAACCAGTGTTAAACTGCCCACGCCGCTTCTGATTAGACCTTCAGCCACAAATGAACCAACTCCACCTACGCCAAATAAAATAACGCGAGCATTCTTAAGCTTATCCAGCCCATCTTGACCAATTATTTTTTTTGTCCGGTCAAAAATATTCTCTCCCGGCTGCATTACATCCGCTCCGGTGCCTCAACCCCAAGAATTCCCAGTGCATTTTGCAATACCTGACGCACAGCTTTAATTAAATGAACGCGGGCTTTCATCAAATCTACATCCTCAACCCGGACGCGACAGGCATTATAGAAGCTGTGGAAACCGGCTGCCAAATCAATCGTATAGCGGGTAATCCGACTGGGATCCATTTTTTCTTCAGCAATCAGAATCTCTGATGGAAAATCTGATAGAATTTCCAGTAGATTCATTTCTTCCTTCTCAACCAGGCAGCTATAATCAGCAGGCTCGCTTAAATTGACAGCCTCATCCATCTGGCGGAGAATACTGCAAATCCGAGCATGAGCATATTGAACATAAAACACAGGATTATCATTGGACTGCTCAATGGCCAGGTCCAAATCAAAATCAAAATGTGAATCCGGTGAACGCAGGTTAAAGAAAAATCGGGTCGCATCTACGCCGACTTCTTCGATCAGATCTGTCAAGGCAATAGCTTTTCCTTTACGTTTTGACATTCGCGCCACTTCACCATCTCGAAGAAGACGAACCAACTGCATAATAACCACTTCGAAATTATCTGCATTAACACCAACAGCGGTTAAAGCACCTTTCAGCCGGGCCACATGGCCGTGATGATCAGCACCCCAGACATTGATGCAGCGATCGAATTTACGGTCCACAAATTTATTCATATGATAGGCAATATCAGCCATAAAATAAGTCGGCAATCCATTTGCTCGAATCAGGACATCGTCCTTTTCCGAACCAAACTCTGTCGCCTTAAACCAAAGCGCCCCGTTCTCTTCATATGCGTAACCGCCTTCTTTTAAGGCTTTTATAGTTTCATCGATAGCACCGCTGTCATAAAGACTTTGTTCTGAAAACCAGACATCGTAATTAATGCCATAGACCCCAAGATCACTTTTCATTTTATCCAGGTTTTTATTAAGGGCATATTCAATCAGGACTTTCTTACGGTCTGCTTCTTCCCATGCAAGATAGGCATTCCCGTTAATGGCAATAAAATCACGCATATGTTCCGTAATATCCTCACCCTGATAGCCATCTTCCGGAAAGGGAATATCCTCTCCTAAAAGCTGGCGATACCGAGCATCTAATGAATCGCCAAATTTCGCAATCTGATTGCCGGCATCATTGATATAGAATTCTCTGGTTACATCATATCCTGACCATGAAGCGATAGAAGCCAAAATATCACCGATTGCACCGCCACGAGCGTTACCCATATGCATTGGACCGGTTGGATTAGCCGAAATAAATTCCAGGTTATAGGTTTTACCGGCATTTTTCTGGCTTTTTCCATAACCATCACCACGGTCTTTAATTTCTTCCAGCACCTGATAATGCCATTCCGGCTTCAGTCTGAAATTGATAAAACCAGGGCCGGCTATTTCCACTGATGCCACCGAGCTATTCTCGATTTCAAGATTATCAATCAAAGCTTCAGCTATAAATCGAGGCGCTTTTTTCGCCTGTTTGGGCAGCTGCATTGCAATATTAGTGGAGTAATCCCCATGTGTTTTTTCTCTGGGAACTTCCAGAAAAATTTCCGGCTTTTCGTCAATGCTAAAAGCCCCGGAAGCGATTGTTTTATCGAGCCCCTGAGCAATAATATCCTTTAATTCCTCGCTTAATTTTTCCCGTATGTACATTCTTAATTCCTTTCATTCTGCCATTATAAGATACAAAAGGAGAAGCGTGGCTTCTCCTTTTGGCTAGCTTTTACTGGGTTATTTTAATATTTAAGACGTTTTCTGAGTTCACAATGCCTTCAATTTCAATATTATAATCAATCATCACCTTGGTCGGCTCGCTCTTATCATTATAATTAACAAACACGTCCTTTGTCAGTATTCCCATCGCGACCTCACCGTAAGGTGTCGAATACCAGGTTGTATTTCTTTTTCCGCTTTCGAATTCCATCACCGAATTGGTTGTTCCTAAACGAATTACCGAAACCTTCTGTCCATCGAGACAGACGGTCGTCGTCGTTCCTTCCATGCCTGATACTTCTGATTCTGTATAAGTTACACATAATCGATCGGATTCTCTATAAAACTGACCTTCAGTGAGAAACTCCAGGGTATCCTTGTTTTCTTCTTCATTTTTAACGGTTCCTGAAATGGACAACCATACTTTTTTTCTTTCCTCAGTCATCTTTTCTCCTTGGGGTTTAATCTCACACTATTAAACCATTGATTGACAGTTTTATCAAGAAATTTTCTTTTTTTCCTTAAAATCAATTAATCTTCATTTAAAGAGAGCTACACCTGAACGGTCACACGTTTTCTTTTTGCCGAATGGATAATCCGTTCCACCAGTTCCTCATAGGGAATCCCGGTAGCTTCCCACATTTTAGGATACATACTGATATTGGTAAATCCTGGTAAGGTATTGACTTCATTGATATAAATATCACCCTCGTCGGTCAGGAAAAAATCAACCCGCGACAAACTTGATCCTTCAATGGCTTCAAATGCTTGTACAGCATACTTTCTGATTTGCTCCATGGCTTTTTCATCAATCTGAGCTGGAATAACCACTTTTGAATCCTCCTGATCCGAGTACTTGGCCTCATAATCATAGAATTCTTTCGAAGGAATTACTTCTCCGGCAATAGAAGCTATAATTTCACCATCTTCTTCAAGCACCGCACATTCGATTTCTTTACCTTTAACAAAGGCTTCAAGAATAATTTTATGATCGAATACCAGTGCGATATCCACCGACTCAAGGAGTTCCTGACGATCATGCGCCTTGCTGATCCCCACACTGGATCCCATATTGGCAGGTTTTACAAAAATCGGATAGCCAAGGGTTTTCTCTGCCTTTTCAATGAGTGTTTCTTTTTCTTTTTGCCAATGATTTTCTCTAAAGTACATATATTTGCCCGTTGGAATTCCCACACTTTCAAACATTACCTTGGAAAAAACCTTGTCCATACCAACAGCTGAACTTAAGACCCCGCATCCCACATAAGGCTTATTGAGCATTTCAAAAACCCCCTGGATCGTTCCATCCTCACCCATTGGTCCGTGCAGTACCGGAAAAAATACGTCAATATCTGAGAAAATCGGATCGGCAAAAAATGAAAAATCTCCAGTTAAGTGCATCATGCTCTCTTCCCAGCTGCCATCTTTTATATGTTTATAATCTCCGCTATAGATATACCATTTTCCTTTTCTGGTAATACCAATCGTAGTAATATTAAATTTTTCAGTATCGATGACTTTAAGTACATTATAAGCCGAAACACAGGATACCTCGTGTTCTCCTGACTGGCCACCAAAAACGACTCCCAGATTGAGCTTATTCGCCATAAGTTCTACTCCTTAATCTATTGAATACATTCCAGAAATTCTTCTTCTGTAATCACTGTAATTCCATTCTGCTTGAAAAGTTCTACCGTAACACCATCGCCTTTAACCTTTTTCCCCTGAAAACTGCCGTCATATATGACACCGCAGCCACAGGAAGGACTGTTACTTTTCATCACTGCAATTTTTGCACCAGTCACTTTTGCCGTATCCAGTGCCCGCTCTGCCCCCAATTTAAAAACCTCAGTTAAGTCTTCACCCTTAATGGAAAAAACTTTTCTCTCCCCGTCAACTGTTCTGACCTCTGAACAGTCTCTAGGAGTTGGAAGACCACCCAGTACTTCCGGGCAAACTGCAATCGCCTGACCTTTCAACAGCAATTGGCGCAGTTCCTCAACCAATGATCCCTTTTCCTGATAATTAATTTCCATTCCTAAAAGACAACCCGATACCAGAATTTTCTCTTTGTTCTCGATCGCCTTTTTCAGCACCAAAAAATCCTGTTGATTCATACAAACCCCTCTTTCACTTCTTATTCAATTCATTTTCACGATAAATCCAGGCCCCCCGTTTGAAGACCATTTTATAAATCATGTCTTTCAGCACAATTTCACCGGTTTTGACAACTGAATCTGGAGCAATTTTGATATTGTCAGCGATTTTTGCACCCATCCCGATTTTCGTATCCGACCCAATCTCTACGGAAGCACCAATGATCGCCCCAGGCTCCACTACAACATTTTTTTGAAGACTTGAGTCCCGCTCAACAATCACACCAGTCCCCAAACGACAGCCTTCATCGATTCTTACCGCTTCACCAACGATCACACCAGCGCCTATAAAAAGGCCCTCTCCAAGTATAGCGGTTTCATCAATTACGGCACTTTTATGGATACTTGATTTTATCATAAAATTATATCTCCTGACAGATTTTTCCTTACTTTTTGCGAATTCTCAAGCCTTTGGGATAGTGATTTTTGATCTTTTTTTCACTGGCTTTTCCAAAACCAAGCGGATATCCCTGATAGGTTAAAAGAACCCATCCGGATTTCTGGTCTTCTTCAATTATTTCCCCTTTTAAATACTGATAACTCATTTCTTCGGAAGAAAGGTTAAAACTATTTAAAACCATTTCTTCTGTCAAAAACATGGCCAGCGCATAGGAGGGTTCAAAACGATTCTTTTTGAGCTGTCCCAGGTGCAATCCCGGTCTCAAAACCTTTAAACCACTGATTGAATCGGCACTAATTCCCTGGGGGAACTGATAAAGATGGTCGCCTGACTGATACAGATTTTTTGAAAAAGACACTTGATATTCCGGCCTGATCATCTCAGATAAAAAGACCTGATAATTTTTCAAATCCTGCTTGGCAGCTTTTTTAAACCGCCCTTTAGGTGAAGCTTTAAGACCACTCTCATGTTCTTGAGATGCTTTTTCTTTTTTCAGTCTCGCGATGAAGTGCCCTTCCCCCTGAACATGCATGGGCATGATCCGCAGGGTTTTATCAAGCTCCTTCAAATTATTTTTACTCCACTCCGGATGCCCTGAATCATTTAAGCCCGTAAGACTTATCCTTTCCAGAGAAAACGATTCTTGATTCAGAAAGTCCTCGATCACCTGTTCATTTTCCTCAGGCGAGAATGTACAAGTAGAGTAAACCAAAATCCCCTCCGGTTTTAACAGGCGGCTTGCCGACTCAAGAATTTTTTCCTGTTTTCCCACACACCGTTCAACCCGCTCGATGCTCCAGTCGTTTAAGGCACCGGGATCTTTGCGAAACATCCCCTCACCGGAGCAGGGCGCATCCACCAGAATTTTATCGAATTTCTCATAAAAAACAGAAACCAGCCGTTCCGGAAATTCATTGGTCACCAGTACATTCCCGATACCCATCCGTTCAATATTGGTCGATAAAACCCCAGCCCGGGAATTTACCAGCTCATTGGCTACAAGCAATCCCTCGCCCTGCAAGGCTGCACCAATTTGGGTGGACTTCCCTCCTGGTGCGGCACAAAGATCCAGGACCCAATCACCTGGGGAAACATCAAGGGCTTCCACGGCTGCCATCGCCGTGGGCTCCTGAACGTAATAAAGACCTGCGTAATAAAATGGATTTTTACCAGGACGCACAGAGGCATCAATAAAAAAACCGGTCTCACACCAGGGAACTCGATTCGTTTCAAAGGGCAGTATTCTTTTTAATTGTTCGGGAGCGATCTTGAGGGTATTGGTTCTGAGCCCTTTTATTTCCTCACGATCGTAAGTCTCAAGAAACGCCTCATATTCAGGTCCCATCAGTTCTTTCATTTTTTCCTTAAATGCCTGTGGCAGTTCCATCCTTACCTCCTGAGTTATAGTATTTTTAATTATACTTTCTTCACTCAAAAATTACAAATCCTTTCCCTGAAAAACAAGCTTTCTCACTAAAAAAGCAGGGAAAATCCAGTATTCTGAATTCATACCCTGCTTCTATCGCCTTCAGGCCATTTAACTTTTAATACTACAAACACCTATCTTTTAGGCTTGGCAAAAATCATCCGCCCGGCAGATGTCTGTAAAATACTGGTCACAATAACAATGGTCGAGCTGCCGATATAGCGTTTGCCGTTTTCAACTACGATCATCGTTCCATCATCCAGATAGGCAACCGCCTGACCGTTATCTTTTCCGGCTTTGACAAGCAGTACTTTCATTTCCTCACCCGGCAACACAATTGGTTTAACCGCATTAGCCAGCTCATTCATATTAAGCACTTCTATCCCCTGAACAGTGGCTACCTTATTAAGATTATAATCGTTGGTTACGATTTTTCCCTTAGTAGATTTAGCCAGTTTAATCAGTTTTGAGTCCACTTCGTTGACATCGTCAAAATCTTCTTCAGTGATTTGAACTTCAATATCCAATTCCGTCTGAATTTTGTTCAAAATATCCAAGCCTCGTCGGCCGCGGTTTCTTT
This genomic interval from Eubacteriaceae bacterium ES3 contains the following:
- a CDS encoding RsmF rRNA methyltransferase first C-terminal domain-containing protein, yielding MELPQAFKEKMKELMGPEYEAFLETYDREEIKGLRTNTLKIAPEQLKRILPFETNRVPWCETGFFIDASVRPGKNPFYYAGLYYVQEPTAMAAVEALDVSPGDWVLDLCAAPGGKSTQIGAALQGEGLLVANELVNSRAGVLSTNIERMGIGNVLVTNEFPERLVSVFYEKFDKILVDAPCSGEGMFRKDPGALNDWSIERVERCVGKQEKILESASRLLKPEGILVYSTCTFSPEENEQVIEDFLNQESFSLERISLTGLNDSGHPEWSKNNLKELDKTLRIMPMHVQGEGHFIARLKKEKASQEHESGLKASPKGRFKKAAKQDLKNYQVFLSEMIRPEYQVSFSKNLYQSGDHLYQFPQGISADSISGLKVLRPGLHLGQLKKNRFEPSYALAMFLTEEMVLNSFNLSSEEMSYQYLKGEIIEEDQKSGWVLLTYQGYPLGFGKASEKKIKNHYPKGLRIRKK
- the argS gene encoding arginine--tRNA ligase, with the translated sequence MYIREKLSEELKDIIAQGLDKTIASGAFSIDEKPEIFLEVPREKTHGDYSTNIAMQLPKQAKKAPRFIAEALIDNLEIENSSVASVEIAGPGFINFRLKPEWHYQVLEEIKDRGDGYGKSQKNAGKTYNLEFISANPTGPMHMGNARGGAIGDILASIASWSGYDVTREFYINDAGNQIAKFGDSLDARYRQLLGEDIPFPEDGYQGEDITEHMRDFIAINGNAYLAWEEADRKKVLIEYALNKNLDKMKSDLGVYGINYDVWFSEQSLYDSGAIDETIKALKEGGYAYEENGALWFKATEFGSEKDDVLIRANGLPTYFMADIAYHMNKFVDRKFDRCINVWGADHHGHVARLKGALTAVGVNADNFEVVIMQLVRLLRDGEVARMSKRKGKAIALTDLIEEVGVDATRFFFNLRSPDSHFDFDLDLAIEQSNDNPVFYVQYAHARICSILRQMDEAVNLSEPADYSCLVEKEEMNLLEILSDFPSEILIAEEKMDPSRITRYTIDLAAGFHSFYNACRVRVEDVDLMKARVHLIKAVRQVLQNALGILGVEAPERM
- a CDS encoding tRNA threonylcarbamoyladenosine dehydratase — its product is MQPGENIFDRTKKIIGQDGLDKLKNARVILFGVGGVGSFVAEGLIRSGVGSLTLVDKDVVDPSNLNRQIMATQDTIGQVKVEVMAKRLLSINPAAVINPVHRCYTEECVHLFDLSGYDYVVDAIDMVSAKISLIVEAKKAEVPIISCMGTGNKLDPSRFEIVDLYKTSVCPLAKVMRRELRQREIKSLKVLFSTEEPVIRETPPGSIAFVPSVAGLMIAGQVVRDLLQKEV
- a CDS encoding DUF523 domain-containing protein, producing the protein MNQQDFLVLKKAIENKEKILVSGCLLGMEINYQEKGSLVEELRQLLLKGQAIAVCPEVLGGLPTPRDCSEVRTVDGERKVFSIKGEDLTEVFKLGAERALDTAKVTGAKIAVMKSNSPSCGCGVIYDGSFQGKKVKGDGVTVELFKQNGITVITEEEFLECIQ
- a CDS encoding D-alanine--D-alanine ligase family protein, translated to MANKLNLGVVFGGQSGEHEVSCVSAYNVLKVIDTEKFNITTIGITRKGKWYIYSGDYKHIKDGSWEESMMHLTGDFSFFADPIFSDIDVFFPVLHGPMGEDGTIQGVFEMLNKPYVGCGVLSSAVGMDKVFSKVMFESVGIPTGKYMYFRENHWQKEKETLIEKAEKTLGYPIFVKPANMGSSVGISKAHDRQELLESVDIALVFDHKIILEAFVKGKEIECAVLEEDGEIIASIAGEVIPSKEFYDYEAKYSDQEDSKVVIPAQIDEKAMEQIRKYAVQAFEAIEGSSLSRVDFFLTDEGDIYINEVNTLPGFTNISMYPKMWEATGIPYEELVERIIHSAKRKRVTVQV
- a CDS encoding DUF1934 domain-containing protein, translated to MTEERKKVWLSISGTVKNEEENKDTLEFLTEGQFYRESDRLCVTYTESEVSGMEGTTTTVCLDGQKVSVIRLGTTNSVMEFESGKRNTTWYSTPYGEVAMGILTKDVFVNYNDKSEPTKVMIDYNIEIEGIVNSENVLNIKITQ